The Halalkalibacter krulwichiae genome has a segment encoding these proteins:
- a CDS encoding iron-containing alcohol dehydrogenase, with product MSTNNSLSGEYRFLPVEQVYFGIGIIDKLTDELNRLGAKKAILITSNSLINSKIVSNIKEQLGERLTSIHCGTSQHVPSQTVFDIASKVKQEEADVLISLGGGTVIDSVKSIALILADGLKGATELKDYSVTFEYPDKVTIPSIKGETLRHIAIPTTLSSAEFSNIAGITDENRKVKELYIDDKLTPVSVFLDPQLTLDTPKWLWSSSGIRALDHAIETIYSKKSQPITTTLALESIKCLSENLRLCYENPLNLEARLKCQMASWQSFFGVTNVMMGLSHGIGHQIGAHGNVPHGITSCIMLPHVMEDALEVTVIPQSLISKALGAEITNKTTEEVASIAPILVNNLIKELNLPTRLSEVGIKKEQFDLIAKDAMGDLVVASSPKPVKGKEDILKLLQKAW from the coding sequence ATGAGTACTAATAATAGTTTGTCAGGAGAATACAGATTTTTACCTGTGGAGCAGGTATACTTTGGAATTGGCATTATTGACAAACTAACAGATGAATTAAATCGCTTAGGTGCAAAGAAGGCAATTCTAATAACAAGTAACTCTCTTATTAATTCAAAGATTGTTAGTAACATTAAAGAGCAGTTAGGTGAGCGATTAACTTCGATTCATTGTGGAACATCTCAACATGTACCAAGTCAAACAGTCTTTGATATTGCTTCAAAAGTTAAGCAGGAAGAAGCAGATGTATTAATTAGTTTAGGTGGAGGAACGGTTATAGATTCTGTGAAATCAATTGCTTTAATATTAGCTGACGGTTTAAAAGGAGCAACAGAATTAAAAGATTATTCAGTGACATTTGAGTATCCAGATAAAGTGACAATTCCATCTATCAAAGGAGAAACCCTTCGACATATTGCTATTCCTACAACGCTTTCGTCTGCGGAATTTTCAAATATTGCAGGCATAACTGATGAGAATAGAAAAGTAAAAGAATTATATATAGATGACAAATTAACTCCCGTTAGTGTGTTTTTAGATCCCCAATTAACACTAGACACCCCAAAGTGGTTATGGAGTTCATCCGGAATTCGAGCCCTTGATCACGCAATAGAAACAATTTATTCTAAGAAATCACAACCAATTACGACTACGTTAGCATTAGAATCGATTAAGTGCTTATCTGAAAACCTGAGATTATGTTATGAAAACCCTTTAAATTTAGAAGCAAGGTTGAAATGTCAAATGGCTTCTTGGCAATCATTTTTTGGTGTAACAAATGTTATGATGGGTCTGAGTCATGGAATAGGGCATCAAATAGGAGCGCATGGAAATGTGCCACATGGCATAACTTCATGTATCATGCTACCACACGTCATGGAAGATGCTTTGGAAGTTACAGTGATACCGCAATCTCTAATATCTAAAGCTTTAGGTGCTGAAATAACTAACAAAACTACTGAAGAAGTAGCTAGTATTGCTCCAATATTAGTTAATAACTTAATTAAAGAGCTTAATTTACCAACAAGATTGAGTGAGGTAGGAATTAAGAAAGAGCAATTTGATTTAATTGCAAAAGATGCAATGGGAGATTTAGTAGTAGCAAGTAGTCCGAAACCTGTGAAAGGGAAAGAGGATATTTTAAAATTACTTCAAAAAGCATGGTAA
- a CDS encoding branched-chain amino acid ABC transporter ATP-binding protein/permease — MKHVMRILDNPISKIVILLLLVIAPLFVSQNLLQLLIFWGIFIILAQSINILTGFAGQLSLGHAAFYAIGAYTSAILMMKFGLPLFITIIISMVLSAIVGFILSFPAGRVKEFYLAMMTLGFGFLVHEIIREWASVTGGVMGISGINSPKFGTLTIFGISVNLVAYYWFVLAITLVIVWLLRNFVQSYFGRSFLAVHQSELAASSIGISPRFVKQLAYTVSAAMAGLAGALYAHLMGYIGPESFEMMKSIEILVMGILGGFGTIIGPILGAAFLTFIPSQLQLFAEYQLMIYGLLLVFSFLIIPKGFAGLLGLRTDMEKGKTIQKLTKIKSKADQSIQGESPDQEQRLFNILNKKLVVDNLVKDFQGLRALDQTSLGLQPGTILGLIGPNGSGKSTLVNLISGVYPVTEGKISFGGKEITNLPSHLIAREGIIRTFQDPNNVPNMTVKENLLLGSQLLFKSNIVSCSINSKSSLLEEKQMIEKVYKVMELCNLKEYADEQVENLPYGIQRMVEVARAILAEPQLLMLDEPAAGLSEEEMDELVRMIRYVKEKGISVILIDHHIDFLVKLVDTVVVLDSGKVIYSGDVEGMQSNKQVIEAYLGVENNA, encoded by the coding sequence ATGAAGCATGTAATGCGAATTTTAGACAATCCAATATCAAAGATTGTCATACTTTTGTTATTAGTCATAGCACCTTTATTCGTATCGCAAAATTTACTTCAATTATTAATTTTCTGGGGAATCTTTATCATTCTTGCACAAAGTATCAATATTCTCACGGGATTCGCCGGACAATTATCCTTAGGTCATGCTGCTTTTTATGCAATAGGAGCATATACCTCTGCTATTCTTATGATGAAATTCGGACTTCCTTTGTTCATTACAATCATCATTTCAATGGTATTAAGTGCGATCGTCGGTTTTATCCTATCATTTCCAGCTGGAAGAGTGAAAGAATTTTATTTGGCGATGATGACTTTAGGGTTTGGTTTTTTAGTTCATGAGATTATTCGTGAATGGGCTTCTGTTACAGGTGGGGTAATGGGCATTAGTGGGATAAACTCACCAAAATTCGGAACGCTGACGATCTTTGGTATTTCAGTGAATTTAGTAGCGTACTATTGGTTTGTTTTAGCGATCACATTAGTAATCGTTTGGCTGTTAAGGAATTTTGTCCAATCTTATTTCGGACGTTCATTTTTGGCTGTGCATCAGAGTGAATTGGCTGCTTCGAGTATAGGAATTTCACCTAGATTCGTAAAACAGTTAGCCTACACAGTAAGTGCTGCAATGGCAGGTCTAGCTGGGGCATTATATGCTCATTTAATGGGATATATCGGGCCGGAGTCTTTTGAAATGATGAAATCAATTGAGATATTAGTCATGGGGATATTGGGTGGATTCGGAACGATTATTGGTCCGATACTTGGTGCCGCATTCTTAACTTTTATTCCTAGCCAACTACAACTTTTTGCAGAGTATCAACTTATGATTTACGGTCTACTTTTAGTATTTTCATTTCTAATTATCCCAAAAGGGTTTGCTGGATTATTAGGACTGAGAACAGATATGGAAAAAGGAAAGACGATTCAAAAATTAACAAAGATCAAGAGCAAAGCCGATCAATCGATTCAGGGAGAGTCACCTGACCAAGAACAAAGATTATTTAATATACTTAATAAAAAATTGGTCGTTGATAACTTAGTAAAAGATTTTCAGGGATTAAGAGCGTTAGATCAAACTTCGTTAGGGCTTCAACCGGGAACTATATTAGGATTAATAGGGCCTAATGGTTCTGGAAAAAGTACACTTGTTAATTTAATTAGTGGTGTTTACCCAGTGACAGAAGGGAAGATATCTTTTGGAGGGAAGGAAATTACAAATTTACCATCCCATTTGATTGCTAGGGAAGGGATTATAAGAACGTTTCAAGACCCAAATAATGTACCAAATATGACCGTGAAAGAAAACTTGCTACTAGGAAGTCAATTACTTTTTAAATCTAACATTGTCTCTTGCTCAATTAATAGTAAAAGTTCATTACTTGAGGAAAAACAAATGATTGAAAAGGTTTATAAAGTAATGGAACTTTGTAATTTAAAAGAATACGCTGATGAACAGGTTGAGAACCTGCCTTATGGGATTCAACGGATGGTTGAAGTTGCTCGAGCTATTTTAGCAGAACCTCAGTTATTAATGTTAGATGAACCGGCAGCGGGGTTATCTGAGGAAGAAATGGATGAATTAGTGCGAATGATTCGATATGTAAAGGAAAAAGGCATTTCGGTTATACTCATCGATCATCATATAGATTTTCTCGTCAAGCTTGTCGATACGGTAGTAGTTTTAGATTCAGGAAAAGTGATCTATTCAGGAGATGTTGAGGGGATGCAGAGTAACAAACAAGTAATTGAAGCTTACTTGGGGGTGGAAAATAATGCTTAA
- a CDS encoding AMP-binding enzyme, whose protein sequence is MGEVPKAYIVTKSHAKLTADEIKSFCKGKLANYKIPKEFDFINELPRNPSGKVLKRILRENNRMVEEGNK, encoded by the coding sequence GTGGGGGAGGTTCCGAAAGCTTATATCGTAACAAAGAGTCATGCCAAACTAACTGCAGATGAAATAAAATCGTTTTGTAAAGGGAAGTTGGCTAATTATAAAATCCCTAAAGAATTTGATTTTATAAATGAATTGCCAAGAAACCCATCAGGGAAAGTATTGAAACGAATTTTAAGAGAAAACAACAGGATGGTTGAGGAGGGTAATAAATGA
- a CDS encoding ABC transporter ATP-binding protein: MLNVKNLAVNYGPIKALKGVSITAKENEITAIIGANGAGKSTLLNSISGLITKASGDIIYRGKSLNDIPVEERMKMGIAHVLEGRHLFKDQTVHDNLLLGAYFRNKKSERKDSMKRIKEVYEKFPVLYEKKNQISGTLSGGQQQMLIIAVALLSKPKLLLLDEPSLGLAPIIVDEVYKLLHDLQKSGVTIIMSEQMAGLALRIADAGFVIEGGKIVDQGDNEYLKNLLSNGLSSVYLGKSKADKEELVTNEY, encoded by the coding sequence ATGCTTAATGTTAAAAATCTCGCCGTTAATTATGGGCCGATTAAAGCACTTAAGGGTGTTTCTATAACAGCTAAAGAAAATGAAATTACTGCCATTATTGGTGCAAATGGCGCTGGAAAATCAACGTTGTTAAATTCTATTTCAGGTCTTATCACAAAAGCAAGTGGAGACATTATATATCGAGGAAAATCGCTAAATGATATTCCTGTAGAAGAAAGGATGAAAATGGGCATAGCCCATGTATTAGAAGGACGTCATTTATTTAAAGATCAAACAGTTCATGACAACTTATTACTAGGAGCGTATTTTCGGAATAAAAAAAGTGAACGAAAAGATTCTATGAAAAGAATCAAAGAAGTGTATGAGAAATTTCCTGTTTTATATGAAAAGAAAAATCAGATTTCAGGTACGTTAAGTGGAGGACAACAGCAAATGTTAATTATTGCTGTTGCGTTACTTTCAAAACCTAAATTATTGCTTTTAGATGAACCATCCTTAGGGTTAGCTCCTATAATTGTTGATGAAGTGTATAAACTACTTCACGATCTCCAAAAAAGCGGCGTAACCATTATTATGTCGGAACAAATGGCGGGGCTTGCATTAAGAATAGCAGATGCGGGCTTTGTTATTGAAGGTGGGAAAATTGTTGACCAAGGTGATAACGAGTATTTAAAGAATTTGTTATCAAATGGGTTATCGTCTGTTTATTTAGGGAAATCAAAGGCTGATAAGGAGGAGTTGGTTACGAATGAGTACTAA
- a CDS encoding ABC transporter substrate-binding protein, translated as MKKNFTIIKLLTTVMSFVLIMSLFACNSPSDSSGSGTDSNGQSDTIKIGMTSALTGSYSEFGEGNRRAVEIAVEKWNAEGGINGKEIELVVYDDQLVPDQAAVNMQRILDDDEIVAVIGPAGSGPALATVPMTEAKGIVHINPVAQTIDVTYPHGTDQSPRENVFSFALQNNVEAEAIANFVGERWDKIGIVHESTAYGVSGSELIEEVLQEKFNKEPVGVEQYNQQAADMTAQLSRINREGAEVVVTIGLGADLANVRRGMSRLNMDIPLISSNGALSQPYQDGAGDLIVGTIGSMIGALGNDPLEPEAAEFAEMYLEKHGKDQYWGNGETPQLFMSLNVINAYDGANVLFEAIKQADSTETDEIIAALHNIKDFKGVNATYSFDKSKHHAIETEHIGMFHYVDDGDEIKLVPYVD; from the coding sequence ATGAAAAAGAATTTCACGATCATAAAACTATTGACAACGGTAATGTCTTTCGTTTTAATTATGAGTCTTTTTGCGTGTAATTCTCCATCAGATTCGTCAGGTTCTGGTACGGATTCTAATGGACAATCAGATACCATTAAAATTGGGATGACGTCTGCATTAACTGGATCTTATAGTGAATTTGGAGAAGGGAATCGGCGTGCAGTCGAAATAGCGGTTGAAAAGTGGAACGCTGAGGGTGGTATCAACGGTAAGGAAATTGAGTTGGTTGTGTATGATGATCAGCTTGTACCCGACCAAGCAGCGGTAAATATGCAAAGAATACTTGATGATGATGAAATTGTTGCAGTCATCGGACCTGCTGGAAGTGGTCCGGCATTAGCGACAGTACCTATGACAGAGGCGAAAGGAATTGTACACATTAATCCAGTAGCCCAGACAATCGATGTTACTTATCCTCACGGAACAGATCAATCTCCTCGTGAAAATGTATTTTCATTTGCACTTCAAAATAATGTAGAAGCAGAAGCAATTGCTAATTTTGTAGGTGAAAGATGGGATAAAATTGGGATTGTTCATGAAAGTACAGCATATGGGGTTAGTGGGAGTGAATTAATAGAAGAAGTGTTACAGGAAAAGTTTAATAAAGAGCCGGTAGGAGTTGAACAGTATAATCAACAAGCGGCTGATATGACAGCACAATTATCTCGTATTAATAGAGAAGGTGCAGAAGTTGTTGTAACTATTGGACTAGGAGCCGATTTAGCTAATGTTAGAAGAGGAATGAGTAGATTAAATATGGATATCCCTCTTATTTCTTCAAATGGAGCATTATCACAACCTTATCAAGATGGAGCTGGGGACCTTATCGTTGGAACAATCGGTTCGATGATCGGTGCATTAGGTAATGATCCACTTGAGCCAGAAGCCGCTGAATTTGCGGAAATGTATCTTGAAAAGCACGGTAAGGATCAATATTGGGGAAATGGTGAAACGCCACAATTATTTATGTCACTCAATGTTATCAATGCCTATGATGGTGCAAATGTATTATTTGAAGCGATCAAGCAAGCAGATAGTACAGAAACAGATGAAATCATTGCAGCTCTACACAATATTAAGGATTTTAAAGGTGTAAATGCAACGTACTCTTTCGATAAGAGCAAACATCATGCAATAGAAACAGAGCATATTGGTATGTTCCATTACGTGGATGATGGGGATGAAATCAAATTAGTTCCGTATGTAGATTAA
- a CDS encoding branched-chain amino acid ABC transporter permease → MQFLLELLFMGVCVGAAYSLIAHGFNLTFWTMKVVNFAHGPFIMFCSMLILTFALHGMPLLFAVFLGLVIISLLGVVLERVSVSPLVKNPTSMGWVVSTLGMGIFLQALATKVWGAQAISFPDIIFTSTDYISVFGVQLSAQYLLVLVVSIGIMILLEVIMNRTIWGKAMKGVAHDAKLARLLGINSKLVVSLSFLLSALLAGIAGTLIAPIYGAINPAFGMNLMVLGFVAVVLGGIGNSKGALIGGLSLGVIEKLVGGYISTAAEHGVAFAILILILAIKPEGIFGKKVVEKV, encoded by the coding sequence ATGCAGTTTTTACTTGAATTGTTATTTATGGGTGTTTGTGTTGGGGCTGCCTATTCATTAATTGCTCATGGGTTTAATTTAACATTTTGGACGATGAAAGTTGTAAATTTTGCACATGGACCTTTTATAATGTTTTGTTCAATGCTCATTTTAACCTTTGCGTTACATGGAATGCCTTTGCTTTTCGCTGTTTTTCTTGGGCTGGTAATTATTTCTTTGTTAGGGGTTGTTTTAGAAAGAGTTTCTGTTAGTCCATTAGTCAAAAATCCGACTAGTATGGGCTGGGTAGTATCTACTTTAGGGATGGGGATCTTCTTACAAGCTCTTGCAACAAAAGTATGGGGAGCTCAAGCGATATCGTTCCCAGATATCATCTTTACGAGCACTGATTATATATCCGTATTTGGCGTTCAACTTTCAGCACAGTACTTGTTAGTTCTAGTTGTTTCGATAGGGATAATGATCTTATTGGAAGTGATTATGAATAGAACTATTTGGGGAAAAGCAATGAAAGGAGTAGCACATGATGCCAAGCTTGCCAGATTGCTAGGTATTAATTCAAAGCTTGTTGTTTCTCTTTCATTTTTATTAAGTGCATTGTTAGCTGGGATTGCCGGTACGTTAATTGCTCCTATATATGGTGCGATCAATCCTGCATTCGGTATGAATTTAATGGTACTAGGATTTGTAGCCGTAGTATTAGGAGGAATTGGAAATTCAAAAGGGGCTTTAATAGGTGGCCTATCATTGGGAGTAATTGAAAAATTAGTAGGTGGTTATATTTCGACTGCTGCAGAACATGGAGTAGCATTTGCCATTCTCATATTAATTTTAGCAATAAAGCCTGAAGGAATTTTCGGTAAAAAGGTGGTGGAGAAAGTATGA
- a CDS encoding acyl-CoA dehydrogenase family protein → MNFSITEEQRMLKEGVRKLVQDFGLEYWREKDDKHEFVHELWNALGENGYIGVMIPEKYGGVGLGLVEMAMVIEELAKGGAGSTVAQLFMLTPVFGGVTIELHGNEEQKQEYLPKIASGELNFCMALTEPNAGSNSLEISTFAEKKDEHYIINGQKIWISGVDVAQKMLLVARTTKKEDVKRKTDGITLFLVDCDDPAITAQPIEKVGTHCVRSDTVFIENLKVHKDNIIGEEGRGWNYLLDTLNAERIVTTAGLIGTGQLATKLAVNYANERVVFNNRPIGVYQGIQFPLAKYSAELQVAQLMNYKAAWLYDQLLPNGSEANTAKLIAGDAAFQVCDRAMQVMGGYGYAKEYHIERLWRDVRLFKIAPVSEEMILNFIAQHNLGLPRSY, encoded by the coding sequence ATGAATTTTTCAATTACTGAGGAACAACGGATGTTAAAAGAAGGGGTAAGAAAACTAGTTCAAGATTTTGGTTTAGAGTATTGGAGAGAGAAAGATGACAAACATGAATTTGTTCATGAGCTTTGGAATGCCTTAGGTGAAAACGGTTACATCGGAGTTATGATTCCAGAAAAATACGGTGGGGTAGGATTAGGATTAGTAGAAATGGCCATGGTCATCGAAGAGTTAGCCAAAGGAGGGGCGGGGTCCACCGTAGCACAGTTGTTTATGTTAACTCCTGTCTTCGGTGGCGTGACAATAGAATTACACGGGAATGAGGAGCAAAAACAAGAATATTTACCCAAAATTGCCTCGGGCGAACTAAATTTTTGTATGGCGCTTACCGAGCCTAACGCAGGGAGCAATTCTCTTGAGATTAGCACATTCGCTGAAAAGAAAGACGAACATTACATTATAAATGGTCAGAAAATTTGGATTTCTGGTGTTGATGTAGCACAAAAAATGTTGTTAGTAGCTCGAACAACTAAAAAGGAAGATGTTAAAAGAAAAACAGATGGGATAACACTGTTCTTAGTTGATTGTGATGACCCAGCTATAACAGCTCAACCCATTGAAAAGGTAGGAACGCATTGTGTACGCTCTGATACTGTCTTTATTGAAAATTTAAAAGTCCATAAAGATAATATTATCGGAGAAGAAGGGAGAGGTTGGAATTATCTATTAGATACATTAAATGCAGAAAGAATTGTTACAACCGCTGGATTAATTGGAACCGGTCAATTGGCTACTAAACTTGCAGTCAATTATGCAAATGAAAGAGTGGTATTTAACAATAGACCTATTGGTGTTTATCAGGGTATACAGTTTCCACTTGCAAAATATAGTGCGGAATTACAGGTAGCACAACTAATGAATTATAAAGCTGCTTGGTTATACGATCAGTTACTTCCCAATGGGTCTGAGGCTAATACTGCAAAATTAATTGCAGGTGATGCTGCTTTTCAGGTTTGTGACCGTGCAATGCAAGTTATGGGTGGTTATGGATATGCAAAAGAGTATCATATTGAGCGTTTATGGCGTGATGTTCGACTATTTAAGATCGCTCCAGTTTCCGAAGAGATGATTTTAAACTTTATTGCTCAACATAATTTAGGGCTTCCTAGATCTTATTAA
- a CDS encoding acyl-CoA synthetase — protein sequence MSIEGNNNFSAVIRRWAELTPEKEVIVYQDQRITYKQLHDRISELAQGFLNLGVRKGDVVAVLLYNCSEFLEVYFAANRIGAVFLPLNFRLAAEEIAYVLDNAEAKVIVTEGDFHEQVDSIKGELPNLHYYVSLSSSTKSRWLNYYILVNENMGAVIHDENVELDDLNRLMYTSGTTSRPKGVIITNENLYWKNIAHIWEFNITPEDKTLITGPLYHVGGLDLTGIGTIYRGGSVVIMRKFDPIDLLEIIDKERPTNVWLAPAMLNMILQQENSGNYNLDSIRYIIAGGEKMPEQLIQKVFTIFRNTRFCDAYGLTETVSGDTFMPQDKTFEKLGSVGRPCLHLDIRIVNSYWEEVNTGELGEIALKGPKVAKGYWKNEEATKKAFRGGWFNTGDIGYLDEDGYLYVVDRKKDMIISGGENIASLEIERVLYQHTDVLEAAVVAIPHEKWGRFRKLIS from the coding sequence TATAAGCAGCTTCATGATAGGATAAGCGAATTAGCACAGGGTTTTCTTAATTTAGGTGTAAGAAAAGGAGATGTTGTTGCAGTTCTTCTTTACAATTGTTCTGAGTTTTTAGAAGTTTATTTTGCAGCAAATAGAATTGGTGCAGTTTTTCTGCCACTAAATTTTCGATTAGCTGCTGAAGAGATCGCGTATGTACTAGATAACGCGGAAGCAAAAGTGATCGTAACAGAAGGTGATTTCCATGAACAAGTCGACTCAATTAAAGGAGAACTGCCAAACTTACATTATTATGTTTCGTTATCTTCATCCACAAAGTCACGATGGTTAAACTACTATATCTTGGTCAATGAAAACATGGGAGCGGTAATTCACGATGAAAATGTTGAACTAGATGATTTAAACAGGTTGATGTACACATCGGGTACAACTTCTAGACCAAAAGGTGTCATTATTACAAATGAAAACCTGTATTGGAAAAATATTGCTCATATTTGGGAATTTAATATTACTCCTGAAGATAAAACGTTAATAACTGGACCGCTCTATCATGTAGGTGGCCTAGACTTAACAGGGATAGGAACGATCTATCGTGGTGGAAGTGTAGTGATTATGAGGAAATTTGATCCAATTGACCTGCTTGAAATTATAGATAAAGAAAGACCAACAAATGTATGGCTAGCTCCAGCTATGCTTAATATGATCCTTCAACAGGAGAATAGTGGAAACTATAATCTGGATTCGATTCGCTACATTATAGCTGGAGGAGAAAAAATGCCGGAACAATTAATCCAAAAGGTTTTTACTATCTTTAGAAATACTAGATTTTGCGATGCGTACGGACTAACAGAAACAGTATCTGGCGACACATTTATGCCTCAAGATAAAACATTTGAAAAATTAGGTTCTGTTGGTCGTCCTTGTCTACATCTAGATATTAGGATCGTTAATTCATATTGGGAGGAAGTTAATACGGGTGAATTAGGTGAAATTGCTTTAAAAGGGCCTAAAGTAGCCAAAGGATATTGGAAAAATGAAGAAGCGACTAAAAAAGCATTCAGAGGCGGATGGTTTAACACTGGAGATATAGGATATTTGGATGAAGATGGCTATCTTTATGTAGTTGACCGAAAGAAAGATATGATTATCAGTGGTGGAGAAAATATAGCTTCTTTAGAGATAGAAAGAGTTCTTTATCAACATACTGATGTTTTAGAAGCTGCCGTTGTTGCAATCCCTCATGAGAAGTGGGGGAGGTTCCGAAAGCTTATATCGTAA
- a CDS encoding helix-turn-helix domain-containing protein, which produces MDNSSQKYTIKEVSKKLKIPVGQLREWEDVFSSVIYVQRTKTGARLYTDHDLEVLKKVKLLKDSNISKEDVHFILANHNEVEDLQEETEEVQVKEEFIDMLRSLQNETTETIEQLTTSFERFKEELVKDLKDQLKSEMNEGQSKTKSLIQSYSHMIVDTQESTKEEIERLRQDIYKEEEEKLFIQQKLEEREEQFQEFVYAYRETAAAKEKQRFPNWLKIFKTKKESSVDLT; this is translated from the coding sequence ATGGATAATTCGTCACAAAAATATACGATAAAGGAAGTTTCTAAAAAGCTAAAAATTCCAGTAGGACAGTTGAGAGAATGGGAGGATGTGTTCTCAAGTGTTATTTATGTACAGAGGACAAAAACAGGAGCTAGGCTCTATACAGACCATGATTTGGAGGTATTAAAGAAAGTAAAATTATTAAAGGATAGCAATATAAGCAAAGAAGATGTTCATTTTATACTAGCAAATCATAATGAGGTTGAGGATCTACAAGAAGAGACTGAAGAGGTCCAAGTGAAAGAAGAGTTTATTGATATGTTACGTTCTCTTCAGAATGAGACAACAGAGACGATTGAACAATTAACTACTTCTTTTGAACGTTTTAAGGAGGAGCTAGTTAAAGATCTTAAAGATCAATTAAAATCGGAAATGAATGAAGGACAAAGCAAAACAAAATCTCTTATTCAATCTTACTCACATATGATTGTTGATACGCAGGAAAGTACAAAAGAAGAAATTGAGCGATTGAGACAGGATATTTATAAAGAAGAAGAGGAAAAGCTATTCATTCAGCAGAAACTTGAAGAAAGAGAAGAACAGTTTCAAGAATTTGTTTATGCCTATAGAGAAACAGCGGCAGCGAAAGAAAAACAAAGGTTTCCTAATTGGTTAAAGATCTTTAAGACAAAAAAAGAAAGCTCCGTTGATTTAACATAA
- a CDS encoding pyruvate, water dikinase regulatory protein gives MDRKEMVYVVSDSVGETAELMVKAVASQFNGGNVEIQHISYVEDIQDLQNVIAAAKYSNSIIAYTIVIPTLKNFLDERAKEEGILAVDLMHPLIDAFTQKFNKDPKWQPRLMRKLDDNYFRRVEAIEFAVKYDDGQDIRGISKADIVLIGVSRTSKTPLSMYLAHKRFKVANVPLVPEVPPPDEVFHLPKNKCVGLVITPDKLNEIRKERLKSLGLMPMANYADFNRILEELDYAERIMKRIGCPIIDVSNKAVEETADLILAMLKKRGAGVHE, from the coding sequence GTGGATAGAAAGGAAATGGTCTATGTCGTTTCTGATTCAGTTGGTGAAACCGCTGAATTAATGGTGAAAGCTGTTGCCTCACAATTTAATGGAGGGAATGTGGAGATTCAGCATATTTCCTATGTTGAGGACATCCAAGATCTTCAGAATGTCATCGCTGCTGCAAAATATAGTAATTCGATCATTGCCTACACAATTGTGATCCCTACTTTAAAGAATTTCTTAGACGAACGTGCAAAGGAAGAGGGAATTCTGGCAGTTGATTTGATGCACCCACTAATTGATGCCTTTACGCAGAAATTTAACAAAGATCCGAAATGGCAGCCGCGTCTTATGAGGAAATTAGATGATAACTATTTCAGAAGGGTTGAAGCGATTGAGTTTGCTGTTAAGTATGATGATGGGCAGGATATACGAGGGATATCAAAGGCAGATATTGTGTTAATCGGTGTTTCAAGAACATCAAAGACACCGCTTTCAATGTATTTGGCTCATAAGCGATTCAAAGTTGCCAATGTTCCGTTAGTACCTGAAGTACCACCTCCTGATGAAGTGTTTCATTTACCAAAAAATAAGTGTGTCGGATTAGTTATTACACCAGATAAATTAAATGAAATTCGTAAAGAACGCTTAAAAAGTTTGGGATTAATGCCAATGGCTAATTATGCAGACTTTAATCGTATATTAGAAGAGTTAGATTATGCCGAAAGAATTATGAAACGTATAGGATGTCCTATTATTGATGTTTCCAATAAGGCTGTTGAAGAAACAGCGGATTTAATATTAGCAATGTTAAAAAAGAGAGGGGCAGGAGTGCATGAGTAA